Within the Echinicola sp. 20G genome, the region CATATTGTTTGATTTAAAAGTACTTTGAGATACAAAGTATATGGTTAAATTTTTTTACTTCAATAATTGCTCAATGGCTCTGATATGCTTTTCAAAGGCCTTGATTCCTTCGTTTGTTGCCGAGTATTTTGTATTCGGTTTACGATCCAAAAACTCTTTTTTAAAAGAAACATATTTACTTTTCTCCAATGATTTCAAGTGACTGGCTAAGTTACCATCTGTCACCCCTAGTAGGTCCTTAAGAGAATTAAAATCAAGGTAATCATTGACCACCAAGGCGGACATGATCCCCAGTCGGATTTTATTCTCAAAAGCCTTATTTAAGTCCTTTAATAACTCTTTCACGATCGATACTTTAGCTGCATGACCACTCCATACACAATGTGAAGAACTCCAAAACCTATGGCCCAAAATAGCAGGCCAAAGCCTACAAAATAAGCAGCGAGCAAACCTAACACTATTTCGGCCAATCCCAAACTTCTCACTTCACCCAAAGTATATTTGCTGGCATTGACCAAAGAAAGTCCATAGAAGATCAAGGTCAAAGGAGCAATCAAGCCAATCAAACCATGAGAAAGGAGAATCACACATAATATCCCTCCCGTTAGAATCGGAATAGCCAGGTTTATCAGGATGCGTTTAGTCTGATAGTCCCAAAGTTTCTGCTTTTTCTTTTGGGCGGTTCGCTTGGTAAACAACACGCCTGCCGCTATGGAACACAACAAAGTAACTGCCCCAATAACCATCAATTTCATGATGCTATCAGACGATATCAATATCGTGTTATAATCCAAATCAACCTGTTCTACATAGACTGATTTGTAAGCGACAAAAGCCGCAATCAATGCAAATACACCAGCCGATATACCAGACATTCCACTCAGTGAAATAAACTTGGAAGACCGGTTCATGATATCTCTGATATCCTTTAAATCCTCAATGTATTTTTGCTGTTCCATAGAAAGTACTTTGAATTACAAAGTAAATATAGAACAGATATTTTTTAAAACAAATAAGTGATTTGTTAAAAAATTTAAATGGCTAAATCAAGGCTCAACCAACCTTAAGAAATGGAGCTTAGTCTTTCGACATGTGCTTTAGCACCTCCTCTATTGGCAAAGCTTTGACTTGATGCCCTTGGTGGCCAGTCATATCCTGCGCTGCAAAAAGTGAATTGATAATAGCCTCTTCTGTGGCCTCAATGGTAGCTAAGAACAAACCACTCATATAATCATTATTGATCATGCTTTGCTCCAACAGCTCTTTACCGGCTGAATCATAAGGGATGCTCAGCCCCTCA harbors:
- a CDS encoding transcriptional regulator; amino-acid sequence: MKELLKDLNKAFENKIRLGIMSALVVNDYLDFNSLKDLLGVTDGNLASHLKSLEKSKYVSFKKEFLDRKPNTKYSATNEGIKAFEKHIRAIEQLLK